Genomic window (Palaemon carinicauda isolate YSFRI2023 chromosome 42, ASM3689809v2, whole genome shotgun sequence):
AGGATTCTTCTTTCATTATGTCGATGCAACGGTAGGGGATGGGGGTCGGTGGGCCTGGGGGTCAGTGGGTCTGGGCGTCGGTTGACCTGGGAGTCGGTGGGTCGGTGGGTCGTGGGGTTGGTGGGTCTGGGGGTGGTGGGCCCGTGGAGCGATGGGTCCAGGGGCGGTAGGCCCGTGGGTCAATCATTCCAGGGGACGCTGGACACAGGGGTTGGTGGGACCAGGGGGCAGTGGGTCATTCGGTCCAGGGGTCGATGGACCCAGGGGGCGGTGGGACGGGGGGTGGCAGGCCCAGGGGTCGGTGGGTCCCGGCGGTGGAGCGGTGGGTGAGGGGCGGTCGGCCCGTGGGTCATTGGGTCCGGGGGTCGATGGAGCCAGGGGTCGGTGGGACCTGGGGGCTGTGGGTCTGGGGATTGGTGGGCCCGGGGGTCGTTGGGTCCTGGCAGCCGTTGGTCAGTGGGTCGTTGAGTCTGGAGGTCGGTGGGCGGAGGGCCTGGTGGTCGGTGGGACCGGGGTTTGGTGGATCTGGGGGTCAGTACGCCCGGGGTCCG
Coding sequences:
- the LOC137633119 gene encoding uncharacterized protein, with the protein product MRAHRPGTHRPSGERTPGVLTPRSTKPRSHRPPGPPPTDLQTQRPTDQRLPGPNDPRAHQSPDPQPPGPTDPWLHRPPDPMTHGPTAPHPPLHRRDPPTPGPATPRPTAPWVHRPLDRMTHCPLVPPTPVSSVPWND